One region of Malania oleifera isolate guangnan ecotype guangnan chromosome 6, ASM2987363v1, whole genome shotgun sequence genomic DNA includes:
- the LOC131157094 gene encoding phosphatidylglycerophosphate phosphatase PTPMT2-like: MKIEEVVDVERDSAVCEHGKQMVRVDAKRALVGAGARILFYPTLLYNVFRNKIQAEFRWWDEIDQFLLLGAVPFPKDVPRLKQLGVGGVITLNEPYETLVPTSLYLANGIDHLVIPTRDYLFAPSFVDISQAVDFIHKNASCGRTTYVHCKAGRGRSTTIVLCYLVQYKQMTPAAALEYVRSRRPRVLLAPSQWKAVQEFNRRQPTSTACSPSGDAVLITKADLEGYHGTSDDYVGQLAIVPRTARARPMMARLSCLFASLKVTGGCGPIARLLPEARAC, translated from the exons ATGAAGATCGAAGAAGTGGTGGATGTTGAGAGAGACAGTGCGGTATGCGAGCATGGAAAACAAATGGTCCGAGTCGATGCGAAGAGGGCGTTAGTTGGAGCGGGAGCTCGGATCCTGTTCTATCCGACCCTTTTGTATAATGTGTTTCGGAACAAGATTCAAGCTGAGTTCAGATGGTGGGACGAGATCGACCAG TTTCTTCTGCTGGGTGCAGTTCCATTCCCTAAAGACGTTCCACGGTTGAAGCAGCTTGGTGTTGGTGGCGTCATCACTCTAAATGAGCCATATGAAACTTTGGTTCCAACATCTCTGTACCTA GCTAATGGGATAGACCACCTTGTCATTCCCACAAGAGATTACCTTTTTGCACCATCATTTGTGGATATTAGTCAAGCTGTAGACTTCATCCACA AAAATGCATCCTGTGGTAGAACTACTTATGTTCACTGTAAAGCAGGGCGGGGCAGGAGCACAACAATTGTGCTTTGCTATTTG GTGCAGTATAAGCAGATGACACCTGCTGCTGCCCTGGAATATGTGCGGTCCAGAAGGCCTCGGGTGCTCTTGGCCCCTTCCCAGTGGAAG GCAGTTCAAGAATTCAACAGGCGACAGCCAACTAGTACTGCATGCTCACCCTCAGGGGATGCAGTCCTGATAACCAAAGCCGACCTTGAAGGGTATCATGGCACTAGCGATGATTATGTAGGTCAGCTGGCGATTGTACCCCGTACAGCTAGGGCTCGACCAATGATGGCTAGGTTGTCCTGCCTCTTTGCATCTTTGAAAGTTACTGGTGGTTGTGGACCCATTGCTAGGCTGCTTCCGGAGGCACGTGCTTGCTAA